The Marinilongibacter aquaticus genome has a window encoding:
- a CDS encoding head GIN domain-containing protein, protein MKKLLTLIFFAVSLSSCIYTEFGGDVAPGELTEKQFVLDFFDEVEVGSAMHVQIYPSDEFHLTASGASRDIDDLKVRIQNGKLRVYYGRDNLFGHQSRKRMELYIEMPEIKELDASGATEIQISGFPLASSFDAEISGASQLDLNMEVKELELDLSGASDVFLSKTCQIVRAEISGASHLRAFEAYADKAYLELSGASKAYISVDDFLKVDASGASSVRYKGDPDVEKDLSGGSSVRQD, encoded by the coding sequence ATGAAAAAGCTTTTAACTCTTATCTTTTTTGCGGTCTCTCTTAGTTCTTGTATTTATACCGAATTTGGTGGTGATGTGGCACCGGGTGAGCTGACCGAGAAACAATTTGTATTGGATTTTTTTGATGAAGTAGAAGTGGGTTCGGCCATGCATGTGCAGATTTACCCATCCGATGAGTTTCACCTGACTGCTAGTGGAGCCTCTCGCGATATCGACGACCTAAAAGTACGCATACAAAACGGCAAGCTGCGTGTGTATTATGGACGTGATAACCTCTTTGGGCACCAATCGAGAAAGCGAATGGAATTGTATATTGAAATGCCGGAGATAAAGGAACTCGATGCTTCTGGGGCAACGGAAATCCAAATTTCGGGTTTTCCTCTGGCGAGTTCTTTTGATGCGGAAATTTCAGGGGCTTCACAACTCGATCTGAATATGGAAGTGAAAGAACTGGAGCTCGATTTGTCGGGAGCGTCTGATGTATTTCTGAGTAAAACGTGTCAGATTGTAAGGGCTGAAATTTCGGGTGCTTCGCATTTACGGGCTTTTGAGGCTTATGCAGATAAGGCTTATCTCGAACTGAGTGGAGCCAGCAAGGCTTACATAAGTGTCGACGATTTTCTGAAAGTCGATGCGAGCGGAGCGAGTTCAGTGCGTTACAAGGGCGATCCTGATGTGGAGAAGGATTTATCGGGCGGAAGCAGCGTGCGTCAAGATTGA
- a CDS encoding RNA polymerase sigma-70 factor, giving the protein MTEEEQLQAIRKGVKAVYETIFRTHYTSLCRYALSMVKMSDKAEDIVQQVFVNLWEKREQTIITGSLRNYLFRSVHNQCLNALKHDKVKAQYHEYSSFFDTKYTNAVEEGLLSHELAWKIEEALNQLPPECGRVFKMSRFEELKYKEIAEKLGISIKTVENHMGKALKILRGHLGEYLVSILLLIFRS; this is encoded by the coding sequence GTGACAGAAGAAGAGCAATTGCAGGCCATTCGAAAAGGAGTAAAAGCGGTGTACGAAACTATTTTTCGTACACACTATACGTCTTTGTGCCGCTATGCCCTTTCTATGGTAAAAATGTCGGACAAGGCCGAAGACATCGTGCAACAGGTATTTGTAAACCTTTGGGAAAAACGAGAGCAAACCATTATCACGGGTTCGCTACGGAATTACCTTTTTCGGTCGGTGCACAACCAATGCCTGAATGCCCTAAAACACGATAAAGTAAAAGCACAATATCATGAATACAGCTCGTTTTTCGATACGAAATATACCAATGCGGTGGAAGAAGGCCTGCTCTCGCATGAGCTTGCTTGGAAAATCGAAGAAGCCCTAAACCAGTTGCCCCCCGAATGCGGAAGGGTTTTTAAAATGAGTCGGTTTGAAGAATTGAAATACAAGGAAATTGCAGAAAAATTAGGCATTTCAATCAAAACGGTGGAGAACCACATGGGCAAAGCACTGAAAATTTTGCGTGGGCATTTGGGCGAATATTTGGTGAGTATCTTACTCTTAATTTTTAGGTCATGA
- a CDS encoding FecR family protein — protein MKEEISEEILARYFAEEASIEELQKLNAWLESDVDHARVLRQYQQIWEANEKNKSFQPDIEKAWRKVEKRIDEKKKPNWISWAAVVAGILLISTYYFANKEPELSYSSIKTERAQTEKTLADGSKITLNSFSLLEFPESFSDDERRVKLIGEAFFDIAKNPDKPFIIEANGTEIKVLGTAFSILARDENVQVSVQSGTVEFKSVSKEKVVLHKGDEAKYESAKANIQVSHIEDPNIFAYKTKVFEFNQAPIEKVVQTLNKAYQTYIQLEGDSWNDYQLTTKFEHEDLDQVLDIVATTLNLELKKEEKSFVLTKKTEEP, from the coding sequence ATGAAAGAGGAAATTAGCGAAGAAATATTGGCAAGATATTTTGCGGAGGAAGCGAGTATAGAGGAACTCCAAAAGTTGAACGCTTGGCTGGAAAGCGACGTCGATCATGCCCGTGTACTGAGACAGTATCAACAAATTTGGGAAGCGAACGAAAAGAACAAATCTTTCCAACCGGATATAGAAAAAGCGTGGAGAAAGGTTGAAAAACGCATCGATGAAAAGAAAAAGCCCAATTGGATTTCTTGGGCCGCGGTGGTGGCGGGTATTCTGCTCATAAGCACCTACTATTTTGCCAATAAAGAGCCCGAATTGAGCTACTCTTCGATAAAAACGGAAAGGGCCCAGACAGAAAAAACATTGGCCGACGGCAGCAAAATCACCTTGAATTCCTTCAGCCTATTGGAATTCCCTGAAAGCTTTTCAGACGACGAAAGGCGGGTCAAATTAATTGGCGAAGCCTTTTTTGATATTGCCAAAAATCCCGACAAACCCTTTATAATTGAAGCAAACGGAACAGAAATAAAAGTATTGGGCACGGCTTTCAGTATTCTGGCCCGCGATGAAAATGTGCAAGTAAGCGTGCAATCGGGCACGGTGGAGTTTAAGAGTGTTTCGAAAGAAAAAGTGGTGCTGCACAAAGGCGACGAAGCCAAATACGAAAGTGCAAAGGCCAACATTCAGGTTTCGCACATCGAAGACCCCAATATCTTTGCTTACAAAACAAAGGTCTTTGAGTTCAACCAAGCACCGATAGAAAAGGTGGTTCAAACTTTGAATAAAGCCTATCAAACGTACATTCAACTTGAGGGCGATTCATGGAATGATTACCAGCTAACCACCAAATTCGAACACGAAGACTTGGACCAAGTGCTCGACATCGTCGCGACCACTTTAAATCTGGAGCTAAAGAAAGAAGAAAAATCCTTTGTGCTGACAAAAAAAACAGAAGAGCCGTAG